ACCAAACTCCCGGCAATCATGAATTCCGGTCCGTTGATCGTGCTGGCAAGCCGGTCACACCCTTCGTCTGAAACAGCCGGAATCATCCAAAAAATTGAGCAGCGAAACAAGGATTGCCGGTTGCTGAGTGCCGGCAGTTCGCTCAAATTCTGCCACCTGGCCGAAGGTTCGGCGGATTTTTATCCCCGCTTCGGACCAACCATGGAGTGGGACACTGCAGCCGGCCAGGCCATAGCAGAAAATGCAGGTATTAAGGTTTTGACCTGGCCCGAAATGCAAGTTATGCGATATAATAAACCGTCATTGCTAAATCCCTGGTTTATAGCATTTAATCCTGATCGCATTGATCCTTCCGATTTGTAATTCAATTTATCTTATAAGCAAAAAAGCCATGATTGAAAGTCATGGCTTTTTTTTAATTGAATGAAATGTATCCTTACTTGAAGTCGATCAATTCGACATCAAAAATCAGGGTAGCGCTCGGAGGAATAGTCGGCATGCGGCCATTTTCACCATAAGCGATGGCTGACGGGATAATCAGTCTGGCTTTGCCGCCTTTCTTCATCAGGGCAATCCCTTCATCCCATCCTTGTATGACCTGTCCCTGGCCCAGTACAAATTCAAACGGCTGACCACGGTCAACGGAGGAATCAAACTTGGTTCCGTCGAGCAGGGTTCCGGTGTAATGGACTTTTACAGTTTTTCCGGCAACCGGACTTTGGCCGGTACCTTTTTGTGTTTCGATATAGTATAATCCGCTGGCTGTGGGTTTTGCCGTGATCTTATTGTTTTTGATATAGCTCTGGATTTTGCCGGCTTCTTCTGCTTTGGCTTTCAGCTTTTCAGCTTCAGCCTTCTTCTGTTCTTCTTCACGTTCTTTATCAAACTGAGCGCGTGTCTGAAAACTTACCATCTTGATATCATAAAGCAGCGTAGTGTAAGGCCCGACCATTGGCTTTCTGCCCTGTTCGCCAAAACCGAGTTGCGAAGGAACAATTATTGAAACTTCGCTGCCTTTTGACATCATTTTCAAGGCTTCTGTGGCACCCTCATTGTCAAAGGTCTTACCACATTCCCACTGCATTGGGTCACCCTGGTCAAATGAAGAATAAAATACCCTACCGTCAATATCCGATACCTTAA
This sequence is a window from Lentimicrobium saccharophilum. Protein-coding genes within it:
- a CDS encoding FKBP-type peptidyl-prolyl cis-trans isomerase, with translation MNNRKLGLVLLAIGMSAVFFACSKHPGFKKGEGGLYYKFHEKGDDTTTMKEGMIMTLLMKYSINDSLLFNSSDMPEPFMLPLEPPTYKGDIYAALAMMKPGDSATFITSADSFFMKTIRMPQLPDSNYIGKDIVFDIRMLSAMTREQMDEKNRAEMAQLKESEATKLAEYLSANSITTAPLESGLYFIEKVKGSGQKPKDGDIVKIHFKVSDIDGRVFYSSFDQGDPMQWECGKTFDNEGATEALKMMSKGSEVSIIVPSQLGFGEQGRKPMVGPYTTLLYDIKMVSFQTRAQFDKEREEEQKKAEAEKLKAKAEEAGKIQSYIKNNKITAKPTASGLYYIETQKGTGQSPVAGKTVKVHYTGTLLDGTKFDSSVDRGQPFEFVLGQGQVIQGWDEGIALMKKGGKARLIIPSAIAYGENGRMPTIPPSATLIFDVELIDFK